The nucleotide sequence GTTAACGAACCTTGAAGAAAATGATGTATTGTTCATTGATGAAATTCATCGTTTAAGCCCTGTGGTTGAAGAAATTTTATATCCAGCGATGGAAGACTATCAATTAGATATCATGATTGGTGAAGGACCTGCAGCTCGTTCAATAAAACTTGATTTACCACCTTTTACATTAATCGGCGCAACAACTCGTGCTGGGTCATTAACATCACCGTTAAGAGACCGTTTTGGCATAGTACAACGGTTAGAGTTTTATAAGGTCGGTGACTTAAAAGATATCATTGCCCGTTCAGCACATTTCTTAAACGTGGATTTAAACGATGAAGGCGCTTTAGAAGTGGCTAAACGATCGCGCGGAACACCTCGTATTGCCAATCGTTTGTTACGCCGTGTAAGAGATTACGCGGAAGTAAAAAGCCAAGGCGTTGTTGGCCAAGATACAGCATCAAAAGCATTAAATATGCTTGAAGTTGATAACGAAGGATTTGATTTAATGGACCGTAAGTTATTACTTGCCATTATTGATAAATTTGGCGGCGGCCCGGTAGGGCTAGATAATGTTGCAGCAGCAATCGGTGAAGAACGAGAAACAATTGAAGACGTTATTGAACCATTCTTAATACAACAAGGTTTTTTACAACGTACGCCGCGTGGTCGAATTGTCACTGATAATGCCTACCTGCATTTTGGCTTGGATAAACCAAGCTCATAGGTTTAAGTATAAGAGTTAGTATTGGCCTCAGCATTAGCGCTTTTATATAGAGTCACTTTCACTGATGCCAATCAGGTTTAGTGTCGATATCTTTAATAACCCCTATGTCATCAACCTCAAGCAAATTTAATCGATTTAAGTTTGCTTGAATCACAGATTTTGCGCCATCGACATTGTTTAACGTTTTTAACGAATCAAAAAACTCATTGCCAAAACATACAGGGTGTCCTTGTTGACCCTTAAAAGTAGGGCGCACAATATTGTCACTAGCAAGCAAACACAACAATGATTTAATCGTACTACTTTCCATAAACGGCATATCACCAAGAAATACGCTGATGTTATTCACATTGGCAATATCACTTTCAATGGTTTTTACGCCGTGGGCGATGTTATCTCCCATATCTTGAGAATCGACTGGCGCTGCAACTAAGTTTAATTCTAACGGCGCTAGTAAAGATTGTAATTTTGGATCAATATGACGATGCAAAACATACACGTGATTGAAATGTTTTTGTACCATGCTAATTGTTTGCATTATTAGTGGCGGGTTTCCTGATAACCTTTTATCTGCTCCATATCGAGCAGAAGAGCCGGCGGCGAGGATCAGAGCAACATTCATTTAAAGTTGCTCTTTGCTTACATGGTTTTTTATTCGAATAATATCCGCCAGTGTTGAGATAGCGATTTCAAACGGCGTTTTACTACCAATATTTAAACCAATAGGGGCATGTAAACGCGATAGTTGCTGCTGTTTAATTTCACAAATTCGAGTTAATCGTTCTATGCGATTTTCAGTGGTTCGATGTGAGCCCATAGCCCCGATATAAAAAGCTTTGGTGTCAAAGACTGACATCAAGGCCGCATCATCAATACTCGGGTCGTGGGCAAGAGCAAGCACAGCGCTTTGCTCATCTGCGTATTGCTCAACGAATAAATCCGGCGACATCCAGATAATATCAACGCCGCCATTTTCTTTATCAAACGTCCAACTTGAAGCAAGCTGCTTACGCATATCGCAGACCTTAACTTCAAATCCAGCTTGTAAACCTAACCGCGCAATTTCTTCGGTTACTTGGCCAATACCAATGAGCAGCAAAGTAAATACTTTTGAATAATTGAGCCCAACAGTATCGGCAGACTTTTCAACTTGTTTCACCGCAAAATCTTTAAGCTCCAAACATTCTCGAGTATTTGATTGCAACGTCATTTGACGTTTAAAAGGAAGCCTATTGACGGCGTGATTCGAGCATTGTAAAAAGTGCTCGGTGCTACTGTTATTTACTTCGATGTATTCAATCAGCAGTTCTATTGTGCCACCACAAGGCAGTTCGCGAACAACGCCTTGTTCAGTAGCATGATCGCCATAGGTAAATAATTGATTGTGTTTCTTGAACTTATTTTGATTCAGCATTTCGACGAACGCATCTTCTAAACAGCCGCCAGAAATACTGCCATAGCGATGTTCACCATCGGTAATAAAAACTGAGCCGATAGGCCGTGGTGCAGAACCATAGGTATTGAGAATAGTACATAACCAAAAATGCTGATTTTGGGCGATTAGATGTTTAGCGGCGACAAAAACTGGTATATCAGTAAGTTGCATTATGGTCCGTTGTCGTTGAGCGATAAATAAAATAGTTGGTTATTAATTTACTGGGTGTTGAAATGATTAGCAACTACGAAGTGTTACTACAAGAAACGAATAAACTAGGATCTGACCCTAGTTATTTACTTAGTGACTCTGACACCAGTATTTTTTACATAGAGAGGCGTCAAATACTAAATGAGGTTCAGTTAATGGAGCAATGACTACCGAAACTATTACATAGAGAGGCGTCGAATACTAAATGAGGTTCAGTTAATGGAACAACGACTACCGAAACTATTACAAAGACACGCGTCGTTCTTTTTCATCCCTGAAACCGCGACATACCTACATCCTGTAGGCAAAAAAAAAGCCTGCACACGGTGCAGGCCACAACAGTTTGTTGAAATATAGGAAGTTAAATAAATTCAGGAGCATTGATAAATCAATGTGATGTCTCTGAGATGGGCGTATTCTAGGATGTAAATATAAAGTAAACAAGCGAAATAAACTTATATCATCCATTAGAAAAACTAATGGATATACAGGGGGATTATTGGTTACTAAATAACCTGTCGTTTAAGTTGTTGAATTTATTGTTTATATTTAAGCTGGTCCGATGTTTTTTGATTAAAAAAAATTATCCAGAAACTAATTTGATGGATGTTCTGTAAGATTACCAACAAAACATTTTTTTAAACTAAGCCATTTAAATTAAAAAATGTTGTTATTAAAACTCATTTGCTACTTGAGTGCAGGGTTTAAAATCGCGTAAGATAAGGCTTCATACTTAATTGTGCTAATCTGCGAATGACAAACAACAATAACGCATTTACATATCAAATCCGCGTATATTATGAAGACACCGACGCTGGTGGCATCATGTATTACGCCAACTATTTAAAGTTTGCCGAAAGAGCAAGAACTGAGTGGCTTCGAAGTTTAAATATCAATCAATCATTTTTTCTTGAACAAAACCTTGGTTTTGTAGTCAGAAAAGTTGAGATGGATAATAAAGCGTCAGCGAAACTCGATGATTTGCTTACCATAACTTCAACAATAACGAATTTAAAAAAGGCAAGCATGGTATTTGAGCAGACAATAACAAACCAACAAGGCGTTATTTTGTGTGAGTTATCTGTATTAATTGCTAGCGTCAATTTACAACGCGGCCGACCTTGCGCCATTCCCGAACAAATTTTAGGAGCATTAGACAGTGCACGCTGAACTATCATTTTTTGATTTATTTTTACAAGCAAGCTTACTGGTTAAATCAGTAATGCTGTGTTTACTTGGTTTTTCAATTGCCTCATGGACGATGATTATTCAACGTTCGAAAGCGTTAAATTCAGCGCAGGTTAATGCTCAGAATTTTGAAGATAAATTTTGGTCTGGTGCTGACCTTAGTAAATTATATAAAGAAATTAGTGCTCGCGGCCATGCAGACGGTCTTGAGCTATTATTTGTCGCAGGTTTTAAAGAATTTGCTCGCATCCGTAAATCATCAAATGCCAGTCCGCAAGCTGTAGTCGATGGGACACACAGAGCTATGCGTGTTGCCTTATCACGTGAAGTAGACACATTAGAAACTCATTTATCATTCTTAGCTACGGTTGGTTCTATCAGTCCTTATATCGGATTGTTCGGAACGGTTTGGGGAATTATGAACTCATTTATTGCTCTTGGTGCTGTAGAGCAGGCAACCCTTGCTATGGTTGCTCCTGGTATCGCTGAAGCACTAATTGCAACAGCAATGGGGTTATTTGCAGCGATTCCTGCAGTAATGGCATTCAACCGTTTTTCACATACCGTTGAAAAGCTAGAAAACAGCTACGGTAACTTTATGGAAGAGTTTTCAAGCATCTTGCAACGCCAATCTGTGGCGAGTAATCAACAGCAAGCGCAGTAGGAAATTTTATGTACGTTCGAGTAAAGCGAAAACGAGTGGCTGAAATAAACGTTGTTCCTTACATCGATGTTATGTTGGTGTTGTTGATCATTTTTATGGTAACAGCGCCTTTAATTACTCAAGGTGTAAAAGTAGATTTGCCTAAGGCTGATTCTGAATCGCTTTCTCAGGATTCGAAAACACCATTGGTGGCAAGCGTAGATATAAACGGTAAATTTTATTTGAATGTTGGTGACAGTAAATCTGAAGCGTTAGCACCTGATGAATTGG is from Thalassotalea crassostreae and encodes:
- the ruvB gene encoding Holliday junction branch migration DNA helicase RuvB, producing the protein MIEADRLIQPTITREEETVDRAIRPKMLDDYTGQDHVKEQMEIFIEAAKKRNEPLDHLLIFGPPGLGKTTLANIVANEMGVNIRTTSGPVLEKAGDLAALLTNLEENDVLFIDEIHRLSPVVEEILYPAMEDYQLDIMIGEGPAARSIKLDLPPFTLIGATTRAGSLTSPLRDRFGIVQRLEFYKVGDLKDIIARSAHFLNVDLNDEGALEVAKRSRGTPRIANRLLRRVRDYAEVKSQGVVGQDTASKALNMLEVDNEGFDLMDRKLLLAIIDKFGGGPVGLDNVAAAIGEERETIEDVIEPFLIQQGFLQRTPRGRIVTDNAYLHFGLDKPSS
- a CDS encoding nucleotidyltransferase family protein, with the protein product MNVALILAAGSSARYGADKRLSGNPPLIMQTISMVQKHFNHVYVLHRHIDPKLQSLLAPLELNLVAAPVDSQDMGDNIAHGVKTIESDIANVNNISVFLGDMPFMESSTIKSLLCLLASDNIVRPTFKGQQGHPVCFGNEFFDSLKTLNNVDGAKSVIQANLNRLNLLEVDDIGVIKDIDTKPDWHQ
- a CDS encoding XdhC family protein, which encodes MQLTDIPVFVAAKHLIAQNQHFWLCTILNTYGSAPRPIGSVFITDGEHRYGSISGGCLEDAFVEMLNQNKFKKHNQLFTYGDHATEQGVVRELPCGGTIELLIEYIEVNNSSTEHFLQCSNHAVNRLPFKRQMTLQSNTRECLELKDFAVKQVEKSADTVGLNYSKVFTLLLIGIGQVTEEIARLGLQAGFEVKVCDMRKQLASSWTFDKENGGVDIIWMSPDLFVEQYADEQSAVLALAHDPSIDDAALMSVFDTKAFYIGAMGSHRTTENRIERLTRICEIKQQQLSRLHAPIGLNIGSKTPFEIAISTLADIIRIKNHVSKEQL
- the ybgC gene encoding tol-pal system-associated acyl-CoA thioesterase; translation: MTNNNNAFTYQIRVYYEDTDAGGIMYYANYLKFAERARTEWLRSLNINQSFFLEQNLGFVVRKVEMDNKASAKLDDLLTITSTITNLKKASMVFEQTITNQQGVILCELSVLIASVNLQRGRPCAIPEQILGALDSAR
- the tolQ gene encoding protein TolQ is translated as MHAELSFFDLFLQASLLVKSVMLCLLGFSIASWTMIIQRSKALNSAQVNAQNFEDKFWSGADLSKLYKEISARGHADGLELLFVAGFKEFARIRKSSNASPQAVVDGTHRAMRVALSREVDTLETHLSFLATVGSISPYIGLFGTVWGIMNSFIALGAVEQATLAMVAPGIAEALIATAMGLFAAIPAVMAFNRFSHTVEKLENSYGNFMEEFSSILQRQSVASNQQQAQ
- the tolR gene encoding protein TolR, with product MYVRVKRKRVAEINVVPYIDVMLVLLIIFMVTAPLITQGVKVDLPKADSESLSQDSKTPLVASVDINGKFYLNVGDSKSEALAPDELATLVQARLQVEPDTPVVVNGDGNVSYNAIIQLMVLLQDAGVPSVGLMTESPEQ